One Xyrauchen texanus isolate HMW12.3.18 chromosome 2, RBS_HiC_50CHRs, whole genome shotgun sequence genomic window carries:
- the sult5a1 gene encoding sulfotransferase family 5A, member 1, which produces MMSRLDVTETFHNILFPGHMHTQDSLSYATNFKFQDTDTVIVTYPKSGTTWIQEIITLVLSKGDPTIAQTQPNWARAPWLEQCYCPKILEASTGPRIITTHLPYHLLAPALQHSKAKVIYVARNPKDVVVSYYHFHKMANFLPDPGSFTEFLGAFLKGTVHYGSWFDHVKGWFGHAKDIQNFLYITYEEMWQDLHSSLEKVSRFLQCSLTEDELTYSQKHCSFNSMKENAMVNYTLIPHEIMNHSKGKFMRKGKMGDWKNVFTEEQSDVFDAVYSSQMGDASLLFEWEHPEDALQPMITINTPESHSLREIVKFS; this is translated from the exons ATGATGTCTCGATTAGATGTCACCGAAACCTTTCACAACATCTTGTTTCCAGGGCACATGCACACTCAGGACTCCCTGAGTTATGCCACCAACTTCAAGTTTCAGGATACAGATACTGTAATTGTCACCTACCCAAAATCAG GAACTACATGGATACAGGAAATCATCACTCTAGTTCTGAGTAAAGGTGACCCAACTATAGCCCAAACGCAGCCCAACTGGGCACGTGCACCGTGGCTTGAGCAGTGCTACTGCCCGAAAATCCTAGAAGCCTCCACGGGCCCTCGAATTATAACTACACACCTGCCTTACCACCTACTGGCACCAGCCCTGCAACATTCAAAAGCAAAG GTTATCTATGTGGCCCGAAATCCCAAAGATGTGGTTGTGTCCTATTATCACTTTCACAAGATGGCCAACTTTCTGCCCGATCCAGGCTCTTTCACAGAGTTTCTCGGAGCTTTCCTGAAGGGTACAG TGCATTATGGCTCTTGGTTTGATCATGTCAAGGGTTGGTTCGGCCATGCGAAAGATATTCAGAACTTTCTTTACATCACATATGAGGAAATGTGGCAG GATCTTCATAGTTCTCTTGAGAAAGTGAGTCGTTTCCTGCAGTGTTCTTTAACTGAGGATGAGCTGACCTACTCTCAGAAGCACTGCAGTTTCAATAGCATGAAGGAGAATGCCATGGTGAACTACACCCTCATCCCTCACGAGATCATGAACCACAGCAAAGGCAAATTCATGAGGAAGG GTAAAATGGGAGATTGGAAGAACGTATTCACTGAAGAGCAGAGTGACGTCTTTGATGCCGTTTATTCCTCTCAGATGGGAGATGCATCACTGCTCTTTGAATGGGAACACCCTGAAGACGCTCTACAGCCCATGATAACCATTAATACTCCTGAATCCCATTCACTCAGAGAGATTGTGAAATTTTCATAA
- the hp gene encoding haptoglobin, translating to MKWLSVAVLLLGCIACLPDESLALDGFREHVSAHSISALRHKRMIGGSLTAPVPWQAMVFLSENILDGGFAGGALIAERWVLTAGRNLFVGKSKNQTRGKEPLIPKVYLGISIRSHANTSTEVAVERVFVHPDFQNTSDWDNDLALIKLKEPVIFTESIMPIPLPEIGDNQEETEGERGIIAGWGWGRAFTPAPILKFLSLHIQPCQGEYRANILASTPTVNEKQFCTGPSEYQENVCFGDAGGALAFLNPNTNEVYAAGILSFDKACSVENHAVYTKISAYLPWIHSVMRGDTQDFSERRASMIKQMLSKK from the exons ATGAAGTG GCTCTCTGTGGCTGTGCTGCTCTTGGGCTGTATTGCTTGCCTGCCAGATGAGTCTTTGGCTTTGGATGGATTTAGAGAACATGTTTCGG CTCACAGTATTTCAGCTCTACGGCACAAACGAATGATAGGGGGATCACTGACCGCACCCGTCCCATGGCAGGCAATGGTGTTCCTCAGTGAAAATATACTAGATGGAGGTTTTGCTGGTGGAGCCCTCATCGCGGAGCGCTGGGTACTGACTGCTGGCAGGAATCTATTTGTGGGAAAGAGCAAAAACCAAACGAGAGGAAAGGAACCCCTCATTCCAAAAGTCTACCTTGGTATCAGCATACGTTCTCATGCTAACACCTCTACAGAAGTAGCGGTGGAGAGG GTATTTGTGCATCCAGACTTCCAGAACACATCCGACTGGGACAATGACCTTGCTCTGATCAAACTGAAGGAGCCGGTGATATTTACTGAGTCCATAATGCCCATCCCTCTGCCTGAGATCGGAGATAACCaggaagagacagagggagagaggggCATCATCGCTGGGTGGGGCTGGGGGAGAGCTTTCACCCCTGCTCCAATATTGAAGTTTCTTTCTCTGCACATCCAGCCATGCCAGGGTGAATACCGGGCAAACATTCTAGCGAGTACACCAACTGTGAATGAAAAACAATTTTGCACAGGACCCAGTGAGTACCAGGAAAACGTGTGCTTTGGCGATGCAGGTGGCGCACTTGCCTTCCTGAACCCTAACACCAACGAAGTCTATGCCGCAGGCATCCTCTCCTTTGACAAGGCTTGTTCTGTAGAGAACCATGCTGTCTACACAAAGATCTCTGCCTATCTGCCCTGGATTCACAGTGTCATGAGAGGCGATACGCAAGATTTTTCAGAGCGTCGTGCTTCAATGATAAAACAAATGCTTTCAAAAAAATAG